A window from Chitinispirillum alkaliphilum encodes these proteins:
- a CDS encoding GIY-YIG nuclease superfamily protein, producing MSTHSKPWYLYVVCTADETLYAGISTDVKRRFREHQAQGLLTAKYLKSHKPQALVFSQMIGSRSLALKVEYHFKRLERWQKQGVVQSGVLSFDAETGRVLF from the coding sequence ATGTCTACCCATTCCAAACCCTGGTATCTCTATGTTGTCTGCACGGCCGATGAAACACTCTATGCGGGGATCAGTACCGATGTAAAGCGGCGTTTCCGTGAGCACCAGGCGCAGGGGCTGCTGACGGCCAAATATCTCAAAAGTCACAAACCACAGGCTCTGGTTTTTTCACAGATGATAGGCAGCCGTTCCCTGGCACTTAAAGTGGAATACCATTTCAAGCGGTTGGAGAGGTGGCAGAAACAGGGGGTTGTTCAGAGCGGAGTGCTTTCGTTTGATGCTGAGACGGGGAGGGTTTTGTTTTAA
- a CDS encoding GTP-binding protein, producing the protein MMEIIYKDECFKIQGAIFEVYKEMGCGFLEAVYQECLEKELTLQGIPFISQQEVGLSFKGDRLKQTYKPDFICYGKIIVELKAVTEITKEHKAQLFNYLKATNLKLGLLVNFGYYPKVQIERVIM; encoded by the coding sequence ATGATGGAAATTATATACAAGGATGAATGTTTCAAAATCCAGGGTGCAATATTTGAGGTTTATAAAGAAATGGGTTGTGGCTTTTTAGAGGCTGTCTATCAGGAATGCCTTGAGAAAGAATTGACATTACAAGGCATTCCATTTATTTCACAACAGGAAGTTGGACTTTCCTTCAAGGGAGATAGACTAAAGCAAACATATAAACCGGATTTCATTTGCTATGGGAAAATCATTGTTGAATTGAAAGCGGTGACCGAAATAACAAAAGAGCACAAAGCACAACTCTTTAATTACCTAAAAGCTACTAATCTCAAACTTGGCTTACTGGTAAACTTCGGATATTATCCTAAAGTACAGATTGAACGTGTTATTATGTGA
- a CDS encoding Ferritin, Dps family protein: MAADSQNINIGIEQNKREGVVEILSRLISDEQILYTKTRNYHWNVVGSHFHSLHKLLEEQYEALAEQIDNIAERTRSLGAPALGTMEEYREHTTLSEAPGSYPGAMTMIANLTADHESIIRNLRKDLRDCEERFDDMGTSDFLTGLMEVHEKMAWMLRSFHQDHA; the protein is encoded by the coding sequence ATGGCAGCAGATTCACAAAATATTAACATTGGGATTGAACAGAACAAAAGGGAAGGGGTCGTCGAAATTTTATCCCGTCTAATCTCCGACGAGCAGATTCTCTATACCAAAACGCGTAACTATCATTGGAATGTGGTCGGTTCGCATTTCCATTCGCTCCATAAATTACTGGAAGAGCAGTACGAAGCACTGGCCGAACAGATCGACAATATCGCTGAGCGCACTCGCTCTTTGGGTGCTCCTGCTCTTGGTACTATGGAGGAGTACCGGGAACATACCACTCTTTCCGAAGCCCCCGGCTCATATCCAGGTGCGATGACCATGATCGCGAATCTGACCGCAGACCATGAGAGCATTATCCGTAACCTCCGAAAGGATCTCAGAGATTGCGAGGAGCGTTTCGACGATATGGGTACAAGTGATTTTCTCACTGGGCTCATGGAAGTGCACGAAAAGATGGCTTGGATGCTGCGTTCGTTTCATCAGGACCATGCCTGA
- a CDS encoding N-acetyl-gamma-glutamyl-phosphate reductase, giving the protein MNKTKVFIDGQHGTTGLKIHSRLINREDIELVEIPIEHKKDLDVKKEILNSVDIVFLCLPDDAARESVSLIQNENVRVLDPSTAHRVAPDWEYGIPELNKAQREKIRNSKRVSVPGCYATGFNICILKTCVLW; this is encoded by the coding sequence ATGAACAAAACCAAAGTTTTCATAGATGGACAACATGGTACTACAGGTCTCAAAATTCATAGTAGGTTAATTAACAGGGAAGATATCGAGTTGGTTGAAATCCCAATCGAACACAAAAAAGATCTTGATGTTAAAAAAGAGATCCTCAATTCAGTTGATATTGTTTTTCTTTGTCTTCCGGATGATGCTGCCAGGGAGAGCGTTTCTTTAATCCAGAATGAAAATGTGCGCGTTCTTGATCCCAGTACCGCTCACCGCGTTGCACCTGATTGGGAGTATGGAATCCCTGAACTCAACAAAGCGCAGCGGGAAAAAATCAGAAATTCAAAAAGGGTAAGTGTACCTGGATGTTATGCAACGGGTTTCAATATCTGTATCTTGAAAACGTGTGTTTTGTGGTAA